The Platichthys flesus chromosome 8, fPlaFle2.1, whole genome shotgun sequence genome has a window encoding:
- the hdx gene encoding highly divergent homeobox isoform X1 — protein MAAPFPSSSTMEVWPQGRLSQTMNLRSVFTPEQVRILERYYDGGMTNQSKACFQLILQCAQESKLDFSVVRTWVGNKRRKIASKVDQNGGMSYSLSSHGLAGGLLSNHTLAGGALSNHSMAAGALLPAEMAVARNIQNRMHLLPPSSSFPTFSSASSSPSSSSPLSSGSNNNNNNNDVLLTGIYSVNSVPRPRPRPTAPPGQADPELSVHTSSTLINQFLQSRNSSASSPLQSKLLSLSQNLPSLKTASGPLVYTTFRKGTSTAGEAGVSAGVVPYIWSNQYDTAQTRPWSSSSQSQAQPQPRPHSNPQPQPPAPQKTLVSIPVKNSGSPPEKTPRIKQVYTLSEKGEGDRLRSGPAYTERVQESHGCVPPPLDSCHNFSIAMETGDEADEWQREEELANMAAQTHIHREHTLGSPIRAEVTVVLEDLTPPKDSSRPTLLHSNTTPQGSYSVTAQTSFKGESSSQTSFSVSAAPWVISNSRKRTLQDRTQFSDGDLIQLKRYWDRGMTSLGSVCREKITAAANQLNVDTEIVKTWISNRRRKYRLMGIEIPPHKGGPAVFTTSSPGNESPLALSPDEERLRTHDLGDDLNDEGSICLSEDGTIDSHHRDEDDGTDQMSVAALTANNVKIEVPDDEEAAAEEEDDDVQLIASDLEQMQNLLEFKHEEVQFLEHELQNQKQKYLELAGFTKSLLSAVRNNDLERQQELMASLPQPSDQEWNTSMERGSQLAAESADALANHENFPAAVAKEEVPLVTMKEDGSTTEQTEPSASEEQMQEAVTERK, from the exons CTCCAATGTGCTCAGGAGTCCAAACTGGACTTCAGCGTGGTTCGG ACATGGGTTGGCAACAAAAGACGTAAGATTGCCTCCAAGGTAGACCAGAATGGAGGCATGTCGTATTCCTTATCCAGTCATGGACTCGCTGGGGGGCTACTCTCCAATCACACACTAGCCGGAGGTGCTCTGTCCAATCATAGCATGGCAGCAGGGGCGCTGCTTCCTGCTGAGATGGCTGTAGCAAGGAACATCCAGAATCGTATGCACCTTCTTCCTCCATCGTCGTCCTTTCCTACTTTCTCGTCAgcatcttcctctccctcctcttcctcgcctctcagcagcggcagcaacaacaacaacaacaacaatgacgTCCTACTGACTGGTATTTACTCTGTGAACTCCGTCCCACGACCCCGACCAAGACCCACAGCCCCCCCGGGTCAGGCAGACCCTGAGCTTTCTGTGCACACATCCTCAACTCTGATCAACCAGTTCCTGCAGAGCAGGAACAGCTCTGCCTCCTCACCCCTCCAATCCAAGCTATTGTCCCTCTCTCAGAATCTCCCATCCCTCAAGACTGCTTCAGGGCCATTAGTCTACACTACCTTCAGGAAGGGAACTTCAACTGCCGGGGAAGCAGGGGTGAGTGCAGGAGTAGTACCTTACATCTGGAGTAACCAGTATGATACAGCACAAACACGCCCCTGGTCTTCTTCCTCGCAATCCCAAGCTCAGCCTCAGCCCAGACCTCACTCCAACCCCCAGCCTCAACCCCCTGCACCACAGAAGACACTGGTTTCCATCCCAGTCAAAAACTCTGGTTCTCCCCCTGAAAAGACACCTCGTATTAAGCAGGTCTACACTTTGTCAGAAAAAGGCGAGGGGGACCGACTAAGATCCGGACCAGCGTATACTGAGAGAGTTCAGGAGAGTCATGGGTGTGTGCCTCCCCCTCTTGACTCCTGTCATAACTTCTCCATCGCCATGGAGACTGGAGATGAAGCAGATGAGTGGCAAAGGGAGGAGGAATTGGCAAACATGGCCGCTCAGACACACATCCACAGGGAGCACACGTTAGGCAGCCCAATCAGGGCTGAGGTGACAGTGGTGTTAGAAGACCTCACCCCTCCTAAGGATAGCTCCAGGCCCACACTGCTTCACAGTAACACAACTCCTCAGGGCAGCTATTCCGTCACAGCACAGACCTCATTTAAAGGGGAATCCAGTTCACAG aCTTCATTCAGTGTGTCTGCTGCCCCCTGGGTAATCAGCAACTCAAGAAAAAGAACA ctgcagGATCGGACCCAGTTTAGTGATGGGGATCTCATCCAGCTGAAGCGCTATTGGGACCGAGGAATGACCAGCCTGGGCTCAGTCTGCAGGGAAAAGATCACTGCTGCAGCAAACCAACTCAATGTAGACACTGAAATAGTCAAG ACATGGATCAGTAACAGACGGAGGAAATACCGTCTGATGGGGATTGAAATTCCGCCACATAAAGGGGGCCCTGCTGTATTTACAACCTCATCCCCAGGTAACGAGTCTCCACTGGCCCTCAGCCCTGATGAGGAGCGGCTAAGAACGCATGATCTCGGAGATGACTTGAATGATGAGGGATCTATCTGCCTCTCTGAAG ATGGAACCATCGACTCACACCacagagatgaagatgatggaacAGATCAGATGTCCGTCGCTGCTTTAACGGCCAATAATGTG AAGATTGAAGTACCTGATgatgaggaagcagcagcagaagaagaagacgatgaTGTCCAATTAATAGCTTCCGACCTCGAGCAAATGCAGAACCTGCTGGAATTCAAG CACGAGGAGGTGCAGTTCTTAGAGCACGAGCTACAGAACCAAAAACAGAAATACCTTGAGCTTGCTGGCTTCACAAAGAGCCTCCTCAGCGCTGTGAGAAATAATGACCTGGAGAGACAGCAG GAACTCATGGCCAGTCTACCTCAGCCTTCAGACCAGGAGTGGAACACAAGTATGGAGAGAGGATCCCAGCTTGCTGCAGAGTCGGCAGACGCATTAGCCAACCATGAAAACTTCCCGGCAGCTGTAGCAAAGGAAGAAGTCCCGCTTGTCACCATGAAAGAAGACGGTTCGACAACGGAACAAACTGAGCCCTCTGCATCAGAGGAGCAAATGCAGGAAGCAGTTACAGAACGAAAGTGA
- the hdx gene encoding highly divergent homeobox isoform X2 — MAAPFPSSSTMEVWPQGRLSQTMNLRSVFTPEQVRILERYYDGGMTNQSKACFQLILQCAQESKLDFSVVRTWVGNKRRKIASKVDQNGGMSYSLSSHGLAGGLLSNHTLAGGALSNHSMAAGALLPAEMAVARNIQNRMHLLPPSSSFPTFSSASSSPSSSSPLSSGSNNNNNNNDVLLTGIYSVNSVPRPRPRPTAPPGQADPELSVHTSSTLINQFLQSRNSSASSPLQSKLLSLSQNLPSLKTASGPLVYTTFRKGTSTAGEAGVSAGVVPYIWSNQYDTAQTRPWSSSSQSQAQPQPRPHSNPQPQPPAPQKTLVSIPVKNSGSPPEKTPRIKQVYTLSEKGEGDRLRSGPAYTERVQESHGCVPPPLDSCHNFSIAMETGDEADEWQREEELANMAAQTHIHREHTLGSPIRAEVTVVLEDLTPPKDSSRPTLLHSNTTPQGSYSVTAQTSFKGESSSQTSFSVSAAPWVISNSRKRTLQDRTQFSDGDLIQLKRYWDRGMTSLGSVCREKITAAANQLNVDTEIVKTWISNRRRKYRLMGIEIPPHKGGPAVFTTSSPGNESPLALSPDEERLRTHDLGDDLNDEGSICLSEDGTIDSHHRDEDDGTDQMSVAALTANNVIEVPDDEEAAAEEEDDDVQLIASDLEQMQNLLEFKHEEVQFLEHELQNQKQKYLELAGFTKSLLSAVRNNDLERQQELMASLPQPSDQEWNTSMERGSQLAAESADALANHENFPAAVAKEEVPLVTMKEDGSTTEQTEPSASEEQMQEAVTERK, encoded by the exons CTCCAATGTGCTCAGGAGTCCAAACTGGACTTCAGCGTGGTTCGG ACATGGGTTGGCAACAAAAGACGTAAGATTGCCTCCAAGGTAGACCAGAATGGAGGCATGTCGTATTCCTTATCCAGTCATGGACTCGCTGGGGGGCTACTCTCCAATCACACACTAGCCGGAGGTGCTCTGTCCAATCATAGCATGGCAGCAGGGGCGCTGCTTCCTGCTGAGATGGCTGTAGCAAGGAACATCCAGAATCGTATGCACCTTCTTCCTCCATCGTCGTCCTTTCCTACTTTCTCGTCAgcatcttcctctccctcctcttcctcgcctctcagcagcggcagcaacaacaacaacaacaacaatgacgTCCTACTGACTGGTATTTACTCTGTGAACTCCGTCCCACGACCCCGACCAAGACCCACAGCCCCCCCGGGTCAGGCAGACCCTGAGCTTTCTGTGCACACATCCTCAACTCTGATCAACCAGTTCCTGCAGAGCAGGAACAGCTCTGCCTCCTCACCCCTCCAATCCAAGCTATTGTCCCTCTCTCAGAATCTCCCATCCCTCAAGACTGCTTCAGGGCCATTAGTCTACACTACCTTCAGGAAGGGAACTTCAACTGCCGGGGAAGCAGGGGTGAGTGCAGGAGTAGTACCTTACATCTGGAGTAACCAGTATGATACAGCACAAACACGCCCCTGGTCTTCTTCCTCGCAATCCCAAGCTCAGCCTCAGCCCAGACCTCACTCCAACCCCCAGCCTCAACCCCCTGCACCACAGAAGACACTGGTTTCCATCCCAGTCAAAAACTCTGGTTCTCCCCCTGAAAAGACACCTCGTATTAAGCAGGTCTACACTTTGTCAGAAAAAGGCGAGGGGGACCGACTAAGATCCGGACCAGCGTATACTGAGAGAGTTCAGGAGAGTCATGGGTGTGTGCCTCCCCCTCTTGACTCCTGTCATAACTTCTCCATCGCCATGGAGACTGGAGATGAAGCAGATGAGTGGCAAAGGGAGGAGGAATTGGCAAACATGGCCGCTCAGACACACATCCACAGGGAGCACACGTTAGGCAGCCCAATCAGGGCTGAGGTGACAGTGGTGTTAGAAGACCTCACCCCTCCTAAGGATAGCTCCAGGCCCACACTGCTTCACAGTAACACAACTCCTCAGGGCAGCTATTCCGTCACAGCACAGACCTCATTTAAAGGGGAATCCAGTTCACAG aCTTCATTCAGTGTGTCTGCTGCCCCCTGGGTAATCAGCAACTCAAGAAAAAGAACA ctgcagGATCGGACCCAGTTTAGTGATGGGGATCTCATCCAGCTGAAGCGCTATTGGGACCGAGGAATGACCAGCCTGGGCTCAGTCTGCAGGGAAAAGATCACTGCTGCAGCAAACCAACTCAATGTAGACACTGAAATAGTCAAG ACATGGATCAGTAACAGACGGAGGAAATACCGTCTGATGGGGATTGAAATTCCGCCACATAAAGGGGGCCCTGCTGTATTTACAACCTCATCCCCAGGTAACGAGTCTCCACTGGCCCTCAGCCCTGATGAGGAGCGGCTAAGAACGCATGATCTCGGAGATGACTTGAATGATGAGGGATCTATCTGCCTCTCTGAAG ATGGAACCATCGACTCACACCacagagatgaagatgatggaacAGATCAGATGTCCGTCGCTGCTTTAACGGCCAATAATGTG ATTGAAGTACCTGATgatgaggaagcagcagcagaagaagaagacgatgaTGTCCAATTAATAGCTTCCGACCTCGAGCAAATGCAGAACCTGCTGGAATTCAAG CACGAGGAGGTGCAGTTCTTAGAGCACGAGCTACAGAACCAAAAACAGAAATACCTTGAGCTTGCTGGCTTCACAAAGAGCCTCCTCAGCGCTGTGAGAAATAATGACCTGGAGAGACAGCAG GAACTCATGGCCAGTCTACCTCAGCCTTCAGACCAGGAGTGGAACACAAGTATGGAGAGAGGATCCCAGCTTGCTGCAGAGTCGGCAGACGCATTAGCCAACCATGAAAACTTCCCGGCAGCTGTAGCAAAGGAAGAAGTCCCGCTTGTCACCATGAAAGAAGACGGTTCGACAACGGAACAAACTGAGCCCTCTGCATCAGAGGAGCAAATGCAGGAAGCAGTTACAGAACGAAAGTGA